The sequence GCCCTTTTCGAAAGTTTCCAGATCCTTGGCCTTGTTTTCGGCGGCGAAGGCGCGTTCGAAATTGTCCAGCACTTCGGAAAGCTTTTCCAGGAGCTTGCCGTTGGCGGTTTCGATAATTTCAAGCTGTTCCTTGGCGCTGCGACGGCGGAAGTTGTCAAATTCAGCCATGAGACGCAGGTTGCGGTCGTTGGCGGCGGCAAGTTCAGCCTTCAGGATATCTTCGGCAGATTCGGTAGATTCGGGGGCAGGTTCGGCCGTGGCTTCGGCGGACTGTTCGGCAGAAGCGTCGGCAGGGGAGTCCTGGGCGGAAGAATTGTCGCCAGCGGCCTGGGCCTTTTCTGCCTCGG is a genomic window of Fibrobacter sp. containing:
- the grpE gene encoding nucleotide exchange factor GrpE, which gives rise to MADENLQEPTAEERAKFEQDLENIMKQAAEAEKAQAAGDNSSAQDSPADASAEQSAEATAEPAPESTESAEDILKAELAAANDRNLRLMAEFDNFRRRSAKEQLEIIETANGKLLEKLSEVLDNFERAFAAENKAKDLETFEKGMQMIHDQFAKVLADAGLEQLDPTGEEFDPNCHEALMQQPSEDIPENHVVTVFMKGYKLKNKILKPAKVIVSSGKL